GTCGACGAGGAGTTCCGGCCCGCAAAGAAGGCACATCCGGCCCTGCTGGTGCGCGATCTGGCCGCCGTCATCGCCAGGATTCGAAATGCCGGTCTCGAGGTGACCGAAGAAGAAATGCCGGGATACCGCCGCATCTACGTGCTCGATCCTTTCGGCAATCGACTCGAGCTGATGCAGCCGCTCGGCTAAGCTGCGGGCCGCTGCGCAGCCGGAGACGGCGATCACGGCTTGCCGCCCGCACACCGGGACGCCGGGCGCCGGCAGCCCGGCCAAAGGCCATGGCTACGGCAGCGAAAATTCGGCACAGTTGGGCGGCGCGCGCCTGGCGCCGCCTTCGGGAGGGACTCAACCAATGCTGACCGACAAGTTCCGGGGTATACGCCTGTCTTCCTGGAGCCCCGCGCTCCTTGCCGCCGCCGTGCTGCTCGCCGCATCGAATGCCGGCGCGATGCCGCGTGGAAAAGTCCTGCCCCGCCAGATCGATCCCGCCGGACGCTCTGCGCAGCCGTCCGGCGACGCCAACGTCGGGCGCCCGGATTCTTCGTGCCGCCCGCACCGCAATACGCTCGTCTACCACGGCGGCGAGCTCGTGCAGCA
This DNA window, taken from Candidatus Binatia bacterium, encodes the following:
- a CDS encoding VOC family protein; protein product: MITGIHHVQLAMPRGGEAEARAFYSGVLGIAEVAKPAALAARGGAWFESPEVRIHLGVDEEFRPAKKAHPALLVRDLAAVIARIRNAGLEVTEEEMPGYRRIYVLDPFGNRLELMQPLG